A window of the Triticum urartu cultivar G1812 unplaced genomic scaffold, Tu2.1 TuUngrouped_contig_4837, whole genome shotgun sequence genome harbors these coding sequences:
- the LOC125528388 gene encoding putative F-box/kelch-repeat protein At1g12870 — MSSTTTTKRARVVVAIGSLGALVLPDEVTTEVLLRPPVRSILRFRAVCRSWAVALSSEEFCSLHTAKAEAEAKAVPQPKLIFISPSAAYDSTGVYLGSSSDSSNGPLFTLDDVHGDFAVLSPLPCHGLTLLHDPVAPAYYVSNAATRAVTQLPPCQHAIFSTAGLGFDASTKEYKVVRLRVACGKLDEKQRIGCEVYDPRRRAWRSLEATCWWCAIQVLPLYSDRHYNSNMDSR; from the coding sequence ATGTCGTCGACGACGACCACCAAGAGAGCGAGGGTCGTCGTAGCCATAGGATCGCTTGGCGCGTTGGTGCTGCCGGACGAGGTGACGACAGAGGTGCTCCTGCGGCCGCCCGTCAGATCCATCCTCCGCTTCCGCGCCGTCTGCCGCTCCTGGGCCGTCGCGCTCTCGTCGGAGGAGTTCTGCAGCCTCCACACGGCCAAAGCTGAGGCGGAGGCCAAGGCGGTGCCGCAACCTAAGCTCATATTCATCTCGCCGTCAGCAGCATATGACTCCACCGGGGTGTACCTGGGCTCGTCATCGGACTCTAGCAATGGCCCGTTGTTTACTCTCGACGACGTGCACGGCGACTTTGCAGTCTTATCACCTTTGCCGTGCCACGGCCTCACTCTCCTGCACGACCCGGTGGCGCCGGCCTATTACGTCTCCAACGCGGCCACACGGGCGGTCACCCAGCTGCCGCCTTGCCAGCACGCCATCTTCTCGACTGCTGGCCTCGGCTTTGACGCCAGCACCAAGGAGTACAAGGTCGTGAGGCTGAGGGTGGCCTGTGGGAAACTGGACGAGAAGCAGAGGATCGGGTGCGAGGTGTACGATCCTCGGCGGCGAGCATGGAGATCGCTGGAGGCCACCTGTTGGTGGTGTGCCATTCAGGTTCTGCCACTTTATTCAGACCGCCATTATAACAGCAACATGGACTCAAGGTAA